In one window of Mytilus galloprovincialis chromosome 6, xbMytGall1.hap1.1, whole genome shotgun sequence DNA:
- the LOC143079381 gene encoding sacsin-like, whose product MYNQKDPTKLYLEVERTQLLSETNFPENTIPLENTPDECLIRDIEIKLTTAETSCQTDKWVIVNQPDRTSNDERDEFDIGPHCKPNITLAYHYANNKDKPMVGGRIFNYLPLPVTCITGFPVCVQGPFAISQNRRELKFPDKRSTDRFVLWNEKLFQLIPSTYKLLVNYLISTSDMNGNSEQSVATVYNCIPDIDEVETFWKPYTESVYKEVLSLPIFFTELKDNHWVTKEVALNPPTNNELVKTRVTTYLLDHKQPVIKIGGNIPSILCRSEITMITPAFMVNFLRNAILPETYPGEMRLCLLEYILQDHTLDIEGIKLIPVENGDYVCFCRSYEYDDEPEEKLLLLSADQRRVFPGLEHRIVKTDGLSDSAYQSLKEIAAIEKYQLCCLHLDDLPMLLQSVIKQHCYPFDTDGVAEIIEESPLTINWITQVWKLINSFDPHDLKPFEDIHLIPRRKPESNNFQTIAHLLTMNRSYLFSSYEGCPNIASNIQTILESVGVEVIPYPCDVLQPCEHLLIGNYIKIPTFDSLIELCKNNNDLQNKIQRILGFKRTLDLPNSEITSATSFGQKEDLTTRIKGILRDHPIDHSFLNELLQNADDAGATEVHFVYDKRQHSKSNDEIFDERWKPLLGPALCVFNNACFTETDIKGIQELGIGGKCGDKSKAGQFGFGFNAVYHITDVPSFITKGPDSPGGGVFCAFDPHCKYAPYAHYDQPGMRMNLDELIDKYSSVYRSHIGDVLTSDTGTWFRFPLRNHSMMTSSELLINENSDPETETLQLIECMQKNIVDSLIFLMNVNCIKISQINENTDNLEVIKKAEIDLTKSDANTRTRFQDSVGRNVQLLNSSSTYQCSEFEEYRYRMTINEENQHYNTYLVVQAIGLQNIDQTTRNVVNEIKRLPVGGVALLADSSENIIEDKRSKTKYRVFSTLPLPSTTGLTVHINGHFELDSSRKQLFESSHSRKQNDNRYQWNTILLKENLSHVYVSCMEELKSFLFQDYEDNKFDKLETFLAHFPVDNTQHRYWQALLFYFYLNIKTRRASLFPVSPEYTSLIVQDNQGSSNHINIKWVYEEESNDVFFDDLDSQITGSDWRDSATNDTVQDKAGKLRKFFVNMGIKLSCGSQDIEKSFSKTCRYQNGRKGHHVYTSLSSSDFACVCKENISPKSVSVFLKKKFNALCSSEWKIAVKVIPIDDIELCLDFLLKALNWKDIVGLPLLMTDDGLVHPIQLRNEFFLSEFEDLLLGMEGRFVHRSLVPSLTKYTKECKSSDLFKKLDLENFARLLKRSQDKARLKSASIIDWDQKEAPVEDKWIETFWSFFKSLHHVQDENEDMEIPDSLHNWCLIPALFGTQTFLVPLEKGYCVLDEKTFERDKGFTKVIKKLQIPKSLIKPGLKGSLSLLATYTDANKTFDCLQYWITHRSIQLTSEECAVILSYFGQNTGILSKDRIRDIRKLSIFETIDDDITHLVHPNIVVTVVDADMPVQGLHDLFNFIKVNVLKYNPDANRLYGALKLSAPSHNAMVHSISDLYALLILPHIHKLKTPNLMVHLEYILDKMLYDSSNIKEQLSIVKFIPQNNKLKSASEFFDRSNKLFKQFCEESEFPPTPFNDKKWYKLLKEAGMKTKRSKEILLEFAKRMVKIAASNLSYETKILKSKTIVEDIFKFIHNPKNNKTVVESFIKEIRTISFILPQKIGEEYTAIQAGIAGDTLMRFEGILSANRFHIVWTVRPTLPYYAMSGEPISALHVEQAPCIISVLQHTENICASLSLSWNIDQNELIKRIKKDIYEYFCDNLEDESEITKTLSSVPLVHVTKHKTFVRADNIVKNLSSGSEIVPYLIQAPEEYAPFYKLFRLLGMTDTPTVKTHAKVLSNFYKDFGKGRLNIEQIEQVEKAIKGLVQMLQTTMVDESQIGVDESQTESDESQTESDESRNDSDERQTESDESRIDIDESQTDINESQIDIDDLILMTTDYRLVPSSEIFLETRDDERQRIMKNGTLNLMADLTIFSLSKSQIEEIFRKLPEKLRPIFASTSIHEEVISTDEVFLNSDIADKLKDYITSEHFMTGILRLAKYKASSRNRQMGESSLLVIESNLKTIQICTVKQLQTVLSLNTRRLKETEVSKRCYLDKKNNILYFTSFDVDAVKWLSLYDLELASAIEPLWNGNIEKDQILKILSKIDLNPLEFSKRLDDIGIPPMDETGIISFVPLPGSLVPKELTEFLVPLESVVPLKSFVIYSDWKNTQRYKYGVVLDVILSDEQNAEYILNVGSSSPRNMRMSELFMIKEMSEINSETLHLNDDEYSHRSDLTLSAAMRFRMNQQPNPQPDEGKRWLQQAKYDLEVAKLTKKTIDEALSKGYNWICIICQQASEKALKGAMYTVNADEVQRVHRLTAHIPEEDTELLHTASLLESTIGSIEKMRYPMYRALPADLYEKEDAQQALELTEQLINEVQTKYINSL is encoded by the exons ATGTACAATCAGAAGGACCCCACTAAGCTCTATCTTGAAGTTGAACGAACTCAGCTTTTATCAGAAACAAACTTTCCAGAAAATACCATTCCTTTGGAAAATACTCCTGATGAGTGTCTAATCAGAGACATTGAGATTAAGTTAACAACAGCAGAAACTTCTTGTCAGACAGATAAATGGGTGATTGTTAATCAGCCCGATAGGACGTCTAATGATGAAAGAGACGAATTTGATATAGGACCACACTGTAAACCAAACATAACATTAGCATATCATTATGCAAACAACAAAGATAAACCTATGGTTGGTGGTCGAATTTTTAATTACCTACCTTTGCCAGTCACATGCATCACTGGGTTTCCCGTATGTGTACAAGGACCGTTTGCCATCAGTCAGAATAGACGTGAGCTTAAATTTCCAGACAAACGTTCAACCGATAGATTTGTACTATGGAATGAAAAACTTTTTCAACTCATACCGAGTACATACAAATTATTAGTCAATTATCTAATATCCACCAGTGATATGAATGGTAATTCTGAACAGTCAGTTGCCACTGTTTACAACTGTATTCCAGACATTGATGAAGTAGAGACATTCTGGAAACCATATACAGAATCTGTTTATAAAGAGGTTTTGAGCTTGCCTATTTTCTTCACAGAACTTAAAGATAACCATTGGGTCACCAAAGAGGTAGCATTAAATCCACCAACAAATAATGAATTAGTTAAAACTCGAGTCACAACATATTTACTTGATCATAAACAACCTGTTATAAAAATAGGAGGAAACATTCCATCGATATTATGCCGTTCAGAAATAACAATGATTACTCCTGCCTTCATGGTAAATTTTCTAAGAAATGCTATTCTACCTGAAACATATCCTGGAGAGATGAGATTATGCCTACTTGAATACATTTTGCAGGATCACACCTTAGACATTGAGGGCATAAAACTTATTCCTGTAGAGAATGGAGATTACGTGTGTTTTTGTCGTTCATATGAGTATGATGACGAACCCGAAGAAAAGCTTTTACTATTATCAGCTGATCAGCGAAGAGTATTCCCAGGACTTGAACACAGAATTGTCAAGACTGATGGCCTTTCTGATTCAGCCTATCAAAGTTTGAAAGAAATTGCAGCCATTG aaaaatatcaactatGTTGTTTACATTTGGATGATCTGCCCATGTTGTTACAGTCAGTAATAAAGCAACACTGCTATCCTTTTGACACAGACGGAGTAGCTGAGATCATTGAAGAGTCTCCACTGACCATAAACTGGATAACACAAGTATGGAAATTGATAAATTCGTTTGATCCACATGATTTGAAACCATTTGAAGATATCCACTTGATACCAAGAAGAAAACCAGAATCAAACAACTTTCAAACTATTGCACATTTACTTACTATGAACagatcatatttgttttcaagtTACGAAGGATGTCCTAACATTGCTAGCAATATACAGACTATATTAGAGTCCGTCGGAGTAGAGGTGATACCATACCCATGCGATGTACTTCAACCATGCGAACATCTTCTTATAGGAAATTATATAAAGATTCCAACTTTTGATTCGTTGATTGAGTTGTGCAAGAACAATAACGATCTTCAAAACAAGATTCAAAGAATTCTTGGGTTTAAACGCACTTTGGATTTACCGAATTCCGAAATTACTAGTGCCACTTCTTTTGGGCAGAAAGAAGACCTGACAACACGGATAAAAGGGATACTTCGTGACCACCCAATTGATCATTCATTTCTAAATGAACTTTTACAAAATGCAGATGACGCAGGAGcaaccgaagtacattttgtgtaCGACAAGCGACAACACAGCAAAAGCAACGACGAAATATTTGATGAACGATGGAAACCACTTTTAGGACCCGCACTTTGTGTGTTCAACAATGCTTGTTTCACAGAAACAGATATTAAAGGAATACAAGAATTAGGAATTGGCGGAAAATGTGGAGACAAATCAAAGGCTGGACAATTTGGGTTCGGGTTTAACGCCGTTTACCATATAACTGATGTTCCATCCTTTATTACAAAAGGACCAGATTCCCCAGGAGGAGGGGTTTTCTGTGCTTTTGATCCTCATTGCAAATATGCTCCATATGCACATTATGACCAACCTGGAATGAGAATGAACTTGGATGAACTCATAGACAAGTATTCATCGGTTTATCGTTCTCATATCGGCGACGTACTGACGTCAGATACTGGTACATGGTTCCGGTTTCCTCTTAGAAATCATTCTATGATGACATCATCAGAACTGCTGATTAACGAAAATTCAGATCCTGAAACAGAAACGTTACAGTTGATTGAATGTATGCAAAAAAATATAGTAGACAGTTTAATTTTTCTAATGAATGTAAACTGCattaaaatttcacaaataaACGAAAATACTGATAATTTGGAAGTGATCAAGAAAGCTGAAATAGACCTCACAAAGTCAGATGCTAATACAAGAACCAGATTCCAAGATTCGGTAGGAAGAAATGTACAATTACTCAATTCTTCATCCACTTATCAGTGTAGTGAGTTTGAAGAATATCGATATCGCATGACAATAAACGAGGAAAATCAGCATTACAACACATACTTAGTTGTTCAAGCTATTGGCCTTCAAAATATTGACCAAACAACACGGAACGTTGTAAATGAAATTAAACGTCTCCCAGTTGGAGGTGTCGCTCTTCTTGCAGACTCGTCCGAAAACATCATAGAGGACAAACGATCGAAAACCAAATACAGGGTGTTTAGTACGCTACCACTTCCTTCTACAACGGGTCTCACAGTTCATATCAATGGCCATTTTGAGCTTGATTCTTCTAGAAAACAACTATTTGAATCTAGCCACTCAAGGAAACAAAACGATAACAGATACCAATGGAATACAATTCTATTAAAAGAAAACTTGTCTCATGTTTATGTGAGTTGCATGGAAGAATTGAAGTCATTTTTATTTCAAGACTACGAGGACAATAAGTTTGACAAATTAGAAACATTTTTGGCTCACTTTCCTGTTGATAATACCCAACACAGGTATTGGCAAGCATTGCTATTCTATTTCTATCTAAATATAAAGACACGAAGAGCAAGTTTGTTCCCTGTAAGTCCCGAATACACTTCACTCATTGTTCAAGATAATCAAGGATCGTCCAATCATATAAACATTAAATGGGTATATGAGGAAGAGTCTAATGATGTATTCTTTGACGATTTGGATTCTCAAATTACCGGAAGTGACTGGCGAGATAGTGCAACTAATGATACAGTGCAGGATAAAGCAGGAAAATTACGAAAGTTCTTTGTCAACATGGGCATTAAACTATCATGTGGTTCCCAAGATATCGAAAAAAGCTTTTCAAAAACATGTAGATACCAGAATGGTAGAAAGGGACACCATGTTTACACTTCTTTATCATCGTCTGACTTTGCATGCGTTTGTAAAGAAAACATCTCACCTAAATCTGTAAGTGTGTTTCTGAAAAAGAAATTTAATGCACTTTGTAGTAGTGAATGGAAAATAGCAGTTAAAGTCATACCAATTGATGATATAGAACTTTGCCTGGATTTCCTTCTGAAGGCACTTAATTGGAAAGATATCGTAGGTCTTCCGCTTTTGATGACAGATGATGGTTTAGTTCATCCCATACAACTCAGGAATGAATTCTTTTTATCTGAATTTGAAGACCTACTGCTTGGTATGGAGGGAAGATTTGTTCATAGAAGCTTGGTACCATCTCTTACAAAATACACAAAGGAATGTAAATCTtctgatttatttaaaaaattagattTAGAGAATTTTGCTAGACTTTTAAAAAGATCTCAAGACAAGGCCAGACTCAAAAGCGCAAGTATTATTGATTGGGATCAAAAAGAAGCTCCAGTGGAAGACAAATGGATAGAAACATTTTGGTCATTCTTTAAGTCCCTTCACCATGTTCAAGACGAAAACGAGGATATGGAAATTCCAGACTCGTTACACAATTGGTGTTTAATTCCAGCCCTCTTTGGAACACAAACATTTCTCGTTCCACTAGAAAAAGGATACTGTGTATTAGATGAGAAAACATTCGAGAGAGACAAAGGTTTTACAAAGGTtataaagaaattgcaaattccAAAATCTTTAATAAAACCTGGTCTGAAAGGAAGTTTGTCTTTACTTGCAACTTACACAgatgcaaataaaacatttgattgtTTACAATACTGGATAACTCATCGAAGTATTCAGTTAACCTCTGAGGAATGCGCAGTTATACTTAGTTATTTTGGGCAAAACACTGGCATCCTGTCCAAAGACCGCATAAGAGATATAAGAAAACTCAGTATTTTTGAAACCATAGACGATGACATAACACATTTAGTTCATCCAAATATTGTTGTAACAGTAGTAGATGCTGACATGCCTGTGCAAGGCTTGCATGATTTGTTCAACTTCATAAAGGTAAACGTCCTAAAATACAATCCAGATGCTAATAGACTTTATGGAGCTTTAAAACTCAGTGCTCCATCCCACAATGCAATGGTACATTCAATATCAGATCTATACGCTTTGTTGATCTTGCCACATATTCACAAACTGAAAACACCAAATCTCATGGTTCATTTGGAATATATACTAGATAAAATGTTGTATGACAGCAGTAATATCAAAGAACAACTGAGTATAGTTAAATTTATTCCTCAAAATAATAAGCTGAAAAGTGCTTCAGAATTCTTTGATAGAAGTAATAAACTATTCAAACAATTTTGCGAAGAGTCAGAATTTCCACCAACTCCATTCAACGATAAAAAGTGGTATAAGCTACTTAAAGAAGCAGGAATGAAAACGAAGAGATCGAAGGAAATACTACTTGAGTTTGCCAAAAGAATGGTCAAGATAGCTGCATCCAATTTAAGCTATGAGACAAAGATTTTAAAGTCGAAAACAATAGTCgaagatattttcaaatttattcataacccaaaaaacaataaaactgttGTTGAGAGCTTTATTAAAGAAATACGaacaatatcttttattttaccTCAGAAAATAGGCGAGGAGTATACAGCAATACAAGCAGGAATAGCAGGAGATACTTTAATGAGATTTGAGGGGATCCTGTCGGCCAACCGATTTCATATAGTTTGGACAGTTCGTCCAACTTTACCATACTATGCTATGAGTGGTGAACCAATTAGTGCACTGCATGTAGAGCAAGCACCATGTATAATAAGTGTTCTTCAACACACAGAAAATATCTGCGCTTCTCTCAGTCTCTCATGGAACATCGATCAAAATGAGTTAATTAAAAGAATTAAGAAAGATATATATGAGTACTTTTGTGATAATTTAGAAGATGAGTCTGAGATCACCAAAACATTGTCAAGTGTACCACTTGTCCATGTTACGAAACACAAAACGTTTGTTAGAGCTGACAACATCGTGAAAAATTTATCAAGTGGAAGTGAAATAGTTCCATATCTTATTCAAGCACCAGAGGAATATGCACCATTCTACAAATTATTTCGTTTACTTGGAATGACAGATACACCAACAGTTAAAACACACGCTAAAGTATTGTCGAATTTTTATAAGGACTTTGGTAAAGGAAGATTAAATATCGAGCAAATTGAACAGGTGGAGAAAGCGATCAAAGGTCTTGTTCAGATGCTTCAAACAACAATGGTTGATGAAAGTCAGATAGGTGTCGATGAAAGTCAGACTGAAAGCGATGAAAGTCAGACTGAAAGCGATGAAAGTCGGAATGATAGCGATGAAAGGCAGACTGAAAGCGATGAAAGTCGGATTGATATCGATGAAAGTCAGACTGATATCAATGAAAGTCAGATTGATATCGATGATCTGATTTTAATGACAACAGATTATCGTTTGGTTCCATCTTCAGAGATATTTCTGGAAACTAGAGATGACGAAAGACAAAGGATAATGAAGAACGGAACTCTCAACCTGATGGCGGACTTGACAATATTTTCTCTCAGTAAAAGTCAGATAGAGGAAATATTTAGGAAACTCCCAGAAAAGTTGCGACCTATCTTTGCAAGTACTTCCATTCATGAAGAAGTTATTTCCACTGATGAAGTATTCCTAAATAGCGATATTGCAGATAAGCTTAAGGATTATATAACCAGCGAACACTTTATGACTGGAATTTTGCGTCTTGCAAAGTACAAAGCATCGTCCAGAAATAGGCAAATGGGAGAAAGTTCACTTCTAGTCATcgaatcaaatttaaaaacaattcaaatctgCACTGTAAAACAATTGCAAACTGTATTAAGTCTGAATACTAGAAGGTTAAAGGAAACGGAAGTTTCAAAACGGTGTTACCTAgataagaaaaataatattctgtATTTTACATCTTTCGATGTAGATGCAGTCAAATGGCTCTCATTATATGATCTGGAGTTAGCCTCTGCAATTGAACCGCTATGGAATGGTAACATTGAAAAggatcaaattttgaaaatattatcaaaaattgacCTCAATCCATTGGAATTTTCAAAACGCCTGGACGATATCGGTATACCACCAATGGATGAAACTGGAATTATTTCCTTTGTTCCTCTTCCAGGCTCACTTGTTCCAAAAGAACTTACTGAATTTTTAGTTCCACTGGAGTCTGTAGTACCACTGAAGAGTTTTGTAATTTATAGCGATTGGAAAAATACACAGCGCTATAAATACGGAGTAGTTTTAGATGTTATTTTATCAGACGAACAAAATGCGGAATATATTCTAAATGTTGGTAGTTCATCACCTAGAAATATGCGTATGTCAGAACTATTTATGATAAAAGAAATGTCAGAAATAAACTCTGAAACTCTCCATTTGAATGACGACGAATACAGTCATAGAAGCGATTTGACTTTAAGTGCTGCTATGAGGTTTAGAATGAACCAACAGCCAAATCCACAACCTGATGAAGGGAAACGTTGGCTTCAACAAGCAAAATACGACTTGGAAGTAGcaaagttgacaaaaaaaacGATTGATGAGGCGCTGTCTAAAGGCTACAACTGGATATGTATTATTTGTCAGCAG